One genomic window of Methanosarcina acetivorans C2A includes the following:
- a CDS encoding IS1182-like element ISMac1 family transposase, translating to MFRKYDQKQQFLLPLDLEDFVPENHIARVLNDIVDVVDITAIESTYSKEGCPAYHPRPLLKILLYGYLIGIRSSRKLQQMTQTDTAFMYLAAMQKPDFHTICRFRSTHLGPIKEIFSQVVTFCKEMDMIGSSISIDGTKVKANASSRQSKSSDALEKEIDKILKESIETDKHEDEIYGDSTPYQIPEELVDKKKRLEKIKAAKKKLDEEKLKKINITDNDARIMKHKDGSKKPSYNCQVAVDEKEQIIVAADVVNEENDLHQIEPMIQNVKNTLGYKPTIVLADAGYFSYENLEFLQEEGIDAYIPDNFYKAEKEGKTRRFRKSLFTYDEQKDCYYCPAAFEIPFTRIQKRKGEPDLRYYVCSYCSQCVLKNACTKSGKRTITRDPREHLMEDMRDKLNTEKGTEKYQKRMSTVEPVFGQMKQDRGFREFLLRGKRKTGIEFVMMCTVHNIKKIADFIKREGKNLKSMLKMIVGGGSKGWNKGGIRARITNTLC from the coding sequence ATGTTCCGAAAGTACGATCAAAAGCAGCAGTTTTTACTTCCGTTAGACCTGGAAGATTTTGTTCCTGAAAACCATATCGCCAGAGTACTAAACGACATCGTAGATGTCGTTGATATCACTGCTATTGAATCCACTTACTCTAAGGAAGGCTGCCCAGCCTATCATCCAAGACCTCTTTTAAAAATATTACTTTATGGTTACCTTATAGGCATTAGAAGTTCACGTAAACTGCAACAAATGACTCAAACTGATACTGCATTTATGTATCTGGCAGCCATGCAAAAACCTGATTTTCATACGATTTGTCGATTCCGTTCAACTCATCTTGGCCCTATAAAAGAAATCTTTTCCCAGGTTGTCACATTTTGTAAAGAAATGGATATGATTGGTTCCAGTATCTCAATTGACGGAACAAAGGTTAAGGCAAATGCTTCATCAAGACAGAGCAAGAGTTCGGATGCTCTCGAAAAAGAAATAGATAAGATACTCAAAGAGAGTATTGAGACAGATAAACATGAAGATGAAATTTATGGTGACTCAACACCATATCAGATTCCAGAAGAGCTTGTTGACAAGAAGAAAAGACTGGAAAAAATAAAAGCTGCTAAGAAGAAGCTTGATGAAGAAAAGCTGAAAAAAATAAACATCACAGATAACGATGCTCGAATTATGAAGCATAAAGATGGAAGCAAGAAACCTTCCTACAATTGTCAGGTTGCTGTTGATGAAAAAGAGCAAATAATCGTTGCAGCAGACGTTGTCAACGAAGAAAACGACCTTCATCAAATAGAACCAATGATACAGAATGTAAAAAACACACTGGGATATAAACCAACAATAGTACTTGCAGATGCAGGTTATTTCTCATATGAGAATCTGGAATTTTTACAGGAAGAAGGAATTGATGCTTATATTCCTGACAATTTCTATAAAGCTGAAAAAGAAGGAAAAACCAGGAGGTTCAGGAAGTCTCTTTTTACATACGATGAACAAAAAGACTGCTATTATTGTCCTGCTGCATTTGAAATCCCCTTTACAAGAATACAAAAGAGGAAAGGTGAACCTGATTTAAGGTATTATGTATGTAGCTATTGTTCTCAGTGTGTGCTGAAAAATGCATGTACTAAGAGCGGAAAAAGGACAATAACAAGAGATCCTAGGGAACATTTGATGGAGGATATGAGGGATAAACTGAACACAGAGAAGGGGACAGAAAAGTATCAGAAAAGAATGTCTACCGTAGAACCTGTGTTTGGTCAGATGAAACAGGATAGAGGGTTCAGAGAATTCCTATTGAGAGGAAAAAGGAAGACAGGAATTGAATTTGTTATGATGTGTACTGTACATAATATAAAGAAAATAGCAGACTTTATAAAAAGAGAAGGGAAAAACCTGAAAAGTATGCTGAAAATGATAGTTGGAGGAGGAAGTAAAGGATGGAATAAAGGGGGAATTCGAGCGAGAATAACAAATACTCTATGTTGA